A portion of the Leifsonia sp. EB41 genome contains these proteins:
- a CDS encoding bifunctional [glutamine synthetase] adenylyltransferase/[glutamine synthetase]-adenylyl-L-tyrosine phosphorylase has protein sequence MTREQLSLTTLARAGFVGLSSVRSELDELVELTGFGVDDLLPALSAAADPDTALALALRLLRHAPVQTARYVPSRNDARRVFRVIGASEGAAEFFLRQPAELSALDYPVTALPTAAELRADLLDSVGAVDGVAAIEDDAARTALRVRYRRRLVQLASFDLEQKDPVAGFDGVAAALSDLAAAALEASLAVARRQTIGTGPGRFPEAEVRATRFAVIGMGKAGARELNYVSDVDVIYVTEGDEGAGLSSGRAVDIATRLAMLTQRGIHEPAIEPGLWEVDPNLRPEGKDGALVRTLESHIAYYDRWAKGWEFQALLKARPLAGDLELGERYVAALAPKVWSSASRENFVESVQRMRERVTDNIPDDETHYQIKLGPGGLRDVEFTVQLLQLVHGQTDERVRQRDTLSALAALAEQGYIGRDEAAAFSQDYRTLRLMEHRLQLRHLSRTHLMPRDEGDVRILARATGLAPSAEQLLVRWNAIKHRVRGLHERLFYRPLLSAVAAMPTDDTGLTGGAGLTSEQAEARLAAIGFRDPRGALAHIAALTAGVSRRATIQRHLLPVLLQWFAAGADPDYGLLTFRRLSEDLGTTHWYLKMLRDSTGAAERLTRVLSGSRYAGELLGRIPESVAWLESEEELRPRTADVLREETAAILGRHQSAATAAASLRAVRRREVLRLAFSAILGFATIEELARGLTAVNENVIQGVLSAIRAERGDAAALEFAIIGMGRFGGTELGFGSDLDVMYVFRPLAAEQDAAHRAALAIVADLNRLTDDNRLPLDLDIGLRPEGKNGPPVRSLEAYRAYYKRWSLTWEAQALLRARGVAGDAALLADFETVADEVRYPAAIGEQEVREVKRIKARVENERLPQGADPARHLKLGRGSLSDVEWFVQLIQLQHGAAIPALRTTSTLDALAVAVDNGLVADDDAAKLRDAWLLASRARSAMTLWTNKTADVLPADRVALEGVARLLEYPPGSASRLEEDYLAVTRRARAVFERAFYGLPQRPTPTG, from the coding sequence GTGACCCGCGAGCAGCTCTCCCTCACGACGCTGGCTCGCGCCGGTTTCGTGGGGCTGAGCTCGGTCCGGAGCGAGCTGGACGAGCTGGTCGAGCTGACCGGCTTCGGCGTGGACGACCTCCTTCCCGCGCTGTCGGCGGCCGCCGATCCGGACACCGCGCTCGCGCTGGCCCTGCGGCTGCTGCGGCACGCGCCGGTGCAGACGGCGCGCTACGTGCCGTCGCGGAACGACGCGCGCCGCGTGTTCCGGGTGATCGGCGCGTCCGAGGGCGCCGCCGAGTTCTTCCTGCGTCAGCCGGCCGAGCTGAGCGCGCTCGACTATCCGGTCACCGCGCTGCCGACCGCGGCCGAGCTGCGCGCCGACCTGCTCGACTCCGTCGGCGCCGTGGACGGCGTCGCCGCGATCGAGGACGACGCCGCGCGCACCGCCCTCCGCGTGCGCTACCGGCGGCGGCTCGTGCAGCTCGCCAGTTTCGACCTCGAGCAGAAGGACCCGGTCGCCGGGTTCGACGGCGTCGCCGCTGCGCTGTCCGACCTCGCCGCCGCCGCACTGGAGGCCTCCCTCGCGGTCGCCCGCCGGCAGACCATCGGCACCGGCCCCGGCCGGTTCCCCGAGGCGGAGGTGCGCGCCACCCGCTTCGCCGTGATCGGGATGGGCAAGGCCGGCGCGCGCGAGCTCAACTACGTCAGCGACGTCGACGTCATCTACGTCACAGAGGGCGACGAGGGGGCCGGCCTCAGCTCCGGCCGCGCCGTGGACATCGCCACCCGGCTGGCGATGCTCACGCAGCGCGGCATCCATGAGCCCGCGATCGAGCCGGGCCTCTGGGAGGTCGACCCCAATCTGCGGCCGGAGGGCAAGGACGGCGCGCTCGTGCGCACCCTGGAGTCGCACATCGCGTACTACGACCGCTGGGCGAAGGGCTGGGAGTTCCAGGCGCTGCTGAAGGCGCGGCCCCTCGCGGGCGACCTCGAGCTGGGGGAGCGCTACGTCGCCGCGCTCGCGCCGAAGGTGTGGAGCAGCGCCTCCCGCGAGAACTTCGTGGAGTCGGTGCAGCGGATGCGCGAGCGCGTCACCGACAACATCCCCGACGACGAGACCCACTACCAGATCAAGCTCGGGCCGGGCGGCCTGCGCGACGTCGAGTTCACCGTGCAGCTCCTCCAGCTCGTCCACGGCCAGACCGACGAGCGGGTGCGGCAGCGCGACACGCTCTCCGCCCTCGCCGCGCTGGCCGAGCAGGGCTACATCGGCCGGGACGAGGCAGCCGCCTTTTCGCAGGACTACCGCACGCTGCGCCTGATGGAACACCGCCTCCAGCTGCGCCACCTCAGCCGCACCCACCTGATGCCGCGCGACGAGGGCGACGTGCGCATCCTGGCCCGCGCGACCGGGCTGGCGCCGAGCGCCGAGCAGCTCCTGGTTCGCTGGAACGCGATCAAGCACCGGGTGCGCGGCCTCCACGAACGCCTGTTCTACCGCCCGCTGCTCAGCGCGGTCGCCGCCATGCCCACCGACGACACCGGGCTGACCGGGGGCGCCGGGCTGACCAGCGAGCAGGCCGAGGCCCGCCTCGCCGCGATCGGCTTCCGCGACCCGCGCGGCGCGCTCGCGCACATCGCCGCGCTCACCGCGGGCGTGTCGCGACGGGCGACCATCCAGCGTCACCTGCTGCCCGTGCTGCTGCAGTGGTTCGCCGCCGGAGCGGACCCCGACTACGGCCTCCTGACCTTCCGCCGGCTCAGCGAGGACCTGGGCACGACGCACTGGTACCTGAAGATGCTGCGTGACTCCACCGGCGCCGCCGAGCGGCTCACCCGGGTGCTGTCCGGGTCGCGGTACGCCGGCGAGCTGCTCGGCCGGATCCCGGAGTCCGTCGCCTGGCTGGAGTCGGAGGAGGAGCTGCGCCCGCGCACGGCCGACGTGCTGCGCGAGGAGACCGCCGCGATCCTCGGCCGGCACCAGTCCGCGGCGACCGCGGCCGCATCGCTGCGCGCCGTCCGCCGCCGCGAGGTGCTGCGTCTGGCGTTCTCGGCGATCCTCGGCTTCGCCACGATCGAGGAGCTGGCCCGCGGACTGACCGCCGTCAACGAGAACGTGATCCAGGGTGTGCTGTCCGCGATCCGCGCCGAACGCGGCGACGCGGCCGCCCTGGAGTTCGCGATCATCGGCATGGGCCGGTTCGGCGGCACGGAGCTCGGCTTCGGCTCCGACCTCGACGTGATGTACGTCTTCCGCCCGCTCGCCGCCGAGCAGGACGCCGCGCACAGGGCCGCGCTGGCGATCGTCGCGGACCTCAACCGGCTGACGGACGACAACCGCCTCCCGCTCGACCTCGACATCGGCCTGCGCCCCGAGGGCAAGAACGGTCCGCCGGTCCGCTCGCTGGAGGCCTACCGCGCGTACTACAAGCGCTGGTCGCTGACCTGGGAGGCTCAGGCGCTGCTGCGCGCCCGCGGAGTCGCCGGGGATGCGGCATTGCTCGCCGACTTCGAGACGGTGGCGGACGAGGTCCGCTACCCGGCCGCGATCGGCGAGCAGGAGGTCCGCGAGGTCAAGCGCATCAAGGCCCGCGTCGAGAACGAGCGCCTCCCGCAGGGCGCCGACCCGGCCCGCCACCTCAAGCTCGGCCGTGGCTCGCTGAGCGACGTCGAGTGGTTCGTCCAGCTCATCCAGCTCCAGCACGGCGCCGCGATCCCGGCGCTGCGCACGACGTCGACCCTGGACGCGCTGGCGGTCGCCGTCGACAACGGCCTGGTGGCCGACGACGACGCGGCCAAACTCCGCGACGCCTGGCTCCTGGCCTCCCGGGCCCGCTCGGCGATGACGCTCTGGACCAACAAGACCGCCGACGTCCTCCCGGCCGACCGTGTGGCTCTGGAGGGCGTCGCCCGCCTCCTGGAGTACCCGCCGGGCTCGGCGAGCCGCCTGGAGGAGGACTACCTCGCGGTCACCCGCCGCGCGCGGGCGGTGTTCGAGCGCGCCTTCTACGGCCTCCCGCAGCGGCCGACGCCGACCGGGTGA
- the glnA gene encoding type I glutamate--ammonia ligase, with the protein MDKQRDFVLRTIEERGVKFVRLWFTDVVGTLKSVAIAPAEVEGAFTEGLGFDGSAIEGLTRAFESDLLAHPDPTTFQILPWRGEVDPTARMFCDITTPDEQPSVSDPRNVLKRTLEKAADRGFTFYTHPEIEFYLLKSSTFGEEGPEPVDSAGYFDNVPGGTAHDFRRRSVRMLEDLGISVEFSHHEAGPGQNEIDLRYADALTTADNIMTFRTVIKEVAIEQGVYATFMPKPLSGHPGSGMHTHMSLFEGDTNAFFEAGAQYQLSQTGRQFIAGLLKHAPEITAVTNQFVNSYKRLWGGDEAPSFVCWGHNNRSALVRVPLYKPNKGQSSRVEYRAIDSAANPYLSFSLMLAAGLKGIEGGYELPPEAEDNVWALSDAERRALGYNQLPASLDHAISLMEDSELVAETLGESVFNYVLLNKRREWAEYRAQVTPFELRSNLEIL; encoded by the coding sequence ATGGACAAGCAGCGCGACTTCGTTCTTCGCACCATCGAGGAGCGCGGCGTCAAGTTCGTGAGGCTGTGGTTCACCGACGTCGTCGGCACGCTCAAATCCGTCGCGATCGCGCCCGCCGAGGTCGAGGGCGCGTTCACCGAGGGCCTCGGCTTCGACGGCTCCGCCATCGAGGGCCTGACCCGCGCGTTCGAGTCCGATCTGCTGGCTCATCCCGACCCCACCACGTTCCAGATCCTGCCGTGGCGCGGGGAGGTCGACCCGACCGCCCGCATGTTCTGCGACATCACCACGCCCGACGAGCAGCCGTCGGTGTCCGACCCGCGCAACGTGCTCAAGCGCACGCTGGAGAAGGCGGCCGACCGCGGCTTCACCTTCTACACGCACCCGGAGATCGAGTTCTACCTGCTCAAGTCCTCCACCTTCGGCGAGGAGGGCCCGGAGCCTGTCGACTCCGCCGGCTACTTCGACAACGTCCCGGGCGGCACGGCGCACGACTTCCGCCGCCGTTCGGTGCGGATGCTCGAAGACCTCGGCATCTCGGTGGAGTTCAGCCACCACGAGGCCGGCCCCGGCCAGAACGAGATCGACCTCCGGTACGCCGACGCGCTGACCACGGCCGACAACATCATGACGTTCCGCACGGTCATCAAGGAGGTGGCGATCGAGCAGGGCGTCTACGCGACCTTCATGCCGAAGCCGCTCTCCGGCCACCCCGGTTCGGGCATGCACACCCATATGTCGCTGTTCGAGGGCGACACCAACGCGTTCTTCGAGGCCGGCGCGCAGTACCAGCTCTCGCAGACCGGGCGGCAGTTCATCGCCGGTCTGCTCAAGCACGCGCCGGAGATCACCGCCGTCACGAACCAGTTCGTCAACTCCTACAAGCGGCTCTGGGGCGGCGACGAGGCGCCGAGCTTCGTCTGCTGGGGCCACAACAACCGCTCCGCACTGGTGCGCGTGCCGCTCTACAAGCCGAACAAGGGCCAGAGCTCGCGCGTCGAGTACCGCGCGATCGACTCCGCCGCGAACCCGTACCTGTCGTTCTCGCTGATGCTGGCCGCCGGCCTCAAGGGCATCGAGGGCGGCTACGAGCTGCCGCCGGAGGCCGAGGACAACGTGTGGGCGCTGTCCGACGCCGAGCGCCGCGCGCTCGGCTACAACCAGCTCCCGGCCAGCCTCGACCACGCGATCTCGCTGATGGAGGACTCCGAGCTGGTCGCCGAGACACTCGGCGAGTCCGTCTTCAACTACGTGCTCTTGAACAAGCGGCGCGAGTGGGCCGAGTACCGGGCGCAGGTCACGCCGTTCGAGCTGCGGTCGAACCTCGAGATCCTCTGA
- the panB gene encoding 3-methyl-2-oxobutanoate hydroxymethyltransferase codes for MSEQSPVPSVHPATPSMESLKRVRTRHFQSAKEAGEPFTGLTSYDMLTAQIFDEAGIDFLLVGDSAGNNVLGYDTTLPVTVDDLIPLTRAVAKAVKRAFVVADMPFGSYETGPLEALHTAVRFMKETGAHAVKLEGGERSAKQIRRIVGAGIPVMAHIGFTPQSEHGLGGHLVQGRGEGAEQILADAHAVEDAGAFAVVMEMVPADVAQRVTQELRIPTIGVGAGPHVDGQLLVWTDWAGFTTGRIPRFVKQYADLRGALSEAARTYKAEVQGGVFPGPEHSF; via the coding sequence ATGAGCGAGCAGTCACCTGTGCCCTCCGTCCACCCCGCCACCCCGTCGATGGAGTCGCTGAAGCGGGTGCGGACCCGTCACTTCCAGTCGGCGAAGGAGGCGGGCGAGCCGTTCACCGGGCTGACCAGCTACGACATGCTGACCGCCCAGATCTTCGACGAGGCGGGCATCGACTTCCTGCTGGTCGGCGACTCGGCAGGCAACAACGTCCTGGGCTACGACACGACGCTCCCGGTCACGGTGGACGACCTGATCCCGCTGACGCGTGCCGTCGCGAAGGCCGTGAAGCGCGCGTTCGTCGTCGCCGACATGCCGTTCGGCTCCTACGAGACCGGGCCGCTGGAGGCGCTGCACACCGCGGTCCGCTTCATGAAGGAGACCGGGGCGCACGCGGTCAAGCTGGAGGGCGGCGAGCGCAGCGCCAAGCAGATCCGGCGCATCGTGGGCGCCGGCATCCCGGTGATGGCGCACATCGGCTTCACCCCGCAGAGCGAGCACGGGCTCGGCGGCCACCTCGTTCAGGGCCGCGGCGAGGGCGCCGAGCAGATCCTCGCCGACGCGCACGCGGTCGAGGACGCCGGGGCGTTCGCGGTCGTGATGGAGATGGTGCCGGCGGACGTGGCCCAGCGGGTCACGCAGGAGCTGCGCATCCCGACGATCGGCGTCGGCGCCGGCCCGCACGTTGACGGTCAGCTGCTGGTGTGGACGGACTGGGCGGGATTCACGACCGGGCGCATCCCGCGCTTCGTGAAGCAGTACGCGGACCTCAGAGGCGCGCTGTCGGAGGCCGCGCGCACGTACAAGGCGGAGGTGCAGGGCGGGGTGTTCCCCGGCCCGGAGCACAGCTTCTAG
- a CDS encoding DUF6194 family protein — MDRILAEVRGFDGVLELAPQPGSEFPEISWGDHFFYYAPDGQVPTNRQPYATIVTKDYPDDVASRLDDPGRWRLNIHVGAQAAAELTGGATAGYDAEDVFLPHPLYGDYGWVCVVNPGAATLDRALAALRDAHADDRRRLERREAT; from the coding sequence ATGGACCGGATCCTCGCCGAGGTCAGGGGCTTCGACGGAGTGCTGGAGCTCGCGCCGCAGCCCGGCAGCGAGTTCCCGGAGATCTCCTGGGGCGACCACTTCTTCTACTACGCGCCGGACGGCCAGGTGCCGACCAACCGGCAGCCGTACGCGACGATCGTCACGAAGGACTACCCGGACGACGTGGCCTCCCGGCTCGACGATCCCGGGCGCTGGCGGCTCAACATCCACGTGGGAGCGCAGGCGGCGGCCGAGCTGACGGGTGGAGCGACCGCCGGCTACGACGCCGAGGACGTCTTCCTCCCGCACCCGCTCTACGGCGACTACGGCTGGGTGTGCGTCGTCAACCCCGGTGCGGCCACGCTCGATCGAGCGCTGGCTGCCCTGCGCGACGCGCACGCCGACGACCGGCGGCGGCTGGAGCGCCGCGAGGCGACCTAG
- a CDS encoding SPOR domain-containing protein, whose protein sequence is MTGENDYGIEQDAEHKYWYNMKTGQVEQGFLSPAPDRVGPFDTRGEAEHALEKLRENSAKWAEEDAEDNR, encoded by the coding sequence ATGACCGGCGAGAACGACTACGGCATCGAGCAGGATGCCGAGCACAAGTACTGGTACAACATGAAGACCGGCCAGGTCGAGCAGGGTTTCCTCTCGCCCGCCCCGGACCGCGTCGGCCCGTTCGACACCCGCGGGGAGGCCGAGCACGCGCTCGAGAAGCTCCGCGAGAACAGTGCCAAGTGGGCCGAGGAGGACGCCGAGGACAACCGCTAG
- the map gene encoding type I methionyl aminopeptidase, producing the protein MPKDSAGHLVPGRVTAMRSVPSRIPRPEYVGKQGPTPSDRGDVYSPAEVELIRESGRIAARAIERVGQAVRPGITTEELDAIGHEFLIEHDAYPSTLGYRGYPKSICSSVNEVVCHGIPDDTVLADGDIVNIDITAYKNGFHGDSNQTFIVGTASQEVTLLVERTREALNRGIKAVAPGRQVNVIGRAIESYAKRFGYGVVRDFTGHGVGATFHSGLIIPHYDAAPAFDDVMEVGMVFTIEPMLTLGSHDWDLWADDWTVVTRDRSITAQFEHTLVVTERGAEILTLP; encoded by the coding sequence ATGCCCAAGGATTCCGCCGGTCACCTGGTTCCGGGACGCGTCACCGCGATGCGCTCCGTCCCGTCGCGCATCCCGCGGCCGGAGTACGTCGGCAAGCAGGGACCGACCCCGTCGGACCGCGGCGACGTGTACTCCCCGGCGGAGGTCGAGCTGATCCGGGAGTCCGGCCGGATCGCCGCGCGCGCCATCGAGCGCGTCGGCCAGGCGGTGCGCCCCGGCATCACGACCGAGGAGCTGGACGCGATCGGCCACGAGTTCCTGATCGAGCACGACGCCTACCCGTCGACGCTCGGCTATCGCGGCTACCCCAAGTCGATCTGCAGCTCGGTCAACGAGGTCGTCTGCCACGGCATCCCGGACGACACCGTGCTGGCGGACGGCGACATCGTCAACATCGACATCACCGCGTACAAGAACGGCTTCCACGGCGACAGCAACCAGACCTTCATCGTCGGCACGGCGTCGCAGGAGGTCACCCTCCTGGTCGAGCGGACCAGGGAGGCCCTGAACCGCGGCATCAAGGCCGTCGCGCCCGGCCGCCAGGTCAACGTGATCGGCCGGGCCATCGAGTCCTACGCCAAGCGCTTCGGCTACGGGGTGGTGCGCGACTTCACCGGCCACGGCGTCGGCGCGACCTTCCACTCCGGGCTGATCATCCCGCACTACGACGCCGCGCCCGCCTTCGACGACGTGATGGAGGTCGGGATGGTGTTCACCATCGAGCCGATGCTGACACTCGGGTCCCACGACTGGGACCTGTGGGCGGACGACTGGACGGTCGTCACCCGCGACCGCAGCATCACGGCGCAGTTCGAGCACACGCTCGTGGTCACGGAGCGGGGCGCGGAGATCCTGACGCTGCCGTGA
- a CDS encoding MDR family MFS transporter yields MAAEKLDRTVVRTATALVVGALAVVFDTTILSVALHTLATDLHTTVAQIQWVTTGYLLALAATVPLSAWCLARFGGKRVWMAALAIFLAGSILSGLAWNADALIAFRVLQGVGGGLMLPVMTTMVMEVAGGRQLGRVSAVIGLPAMAGPVLGPVIGGLILALGDWRWVFWVNIPFSVAGLVLAWRMLPSDRGRDPRRRLDVVGVLLLVPGLAGILLGLSDSVLDGGFARLDAWLPLVAGVLLVVAFVIWALHRRGDALVDVRLLRVRTVWSASTLLFLSSVALYGAMLLLPLFFQEVRGTDALGAGLLLVPQGLGTLACRPLAGRLIDRVGVRWIALAGFAIVAVSTVPFALSPAPSADPLLLVALFVRGFGLGAITMPLMVASFQGLAGEQLAHSSILTRTAQQLGGSFGTALFAVLLQAAVQGGASVASAFDTAFWVASGATVLGVLIAFVLPSGGPARERAAAAAPAGGGQAVTAASGSPRPAP; encoded by the coding sequence ATGGCAGCGGAGAAACTCGACAGGACGGTCGTGCGGACCGCGACGGCGCTCGTCGTCGGAGCGCTCGCGGTGGTCTTCGACACGACCATCCTGAGCGTCGCACTGCACACGCTGGCCACCGACCTGCACACCACGGTCGCGCAGATCCAGTGGGTCACCACCGGGTACCTGCTGGCGCTCGCCGCGACCGTCCCGCTGTCGGCGTGGTGCCTCGCCCGGTTCGGCGGCAAGCGGGTCTGGATGGCCGCCCTCGCGATCTTCCTCGCCGGCTCGATCCTCTCCGGCCTCGCTTGGAACGCCGACGCGCTCATCGCCTTCCGCGTCCTCCAGGGCGTCGGCGGCGGGCTGATGCTGCCGGTGATGACGACGATGGTGATGGAGGTCGCGGGCGGCAGGCAGCTCGGCCGGGTCTCGGCCGTGATCGGCCTGCCCGCGATGGCCGGGCCGGTCCTCGGGCCGGTCATCGGCGGCCTGATCCTGGCGCTGGGGGACTGGCGCTGGGTGTTCTGGGTCAACATCCCGTTCTCGGTCGCCGGGCTCGTCCTCGCCTGGCGGATGCTGCCCTCCGACCGCGGCCGGGACCCGCGCCGCCGGCTCGACGTCGTCGGCGTGCTGCTCCTCGTGCCCGGCCTCGCCGGCATCCTGCTCGGGCTGTCGGACTCCGTCCTCGACGGCGGCTTCGCCCGGCTGGACGCGTGGCTGCCGCTCGTCGCCGGCGTGCTCCTGGTCGTCGCGTTCGTGATCTGGGCACTCCACCGCCGCGGCGACGCCCTGGTGGATGTCCGGCTGTTGCGCGTGCGGACGGTCTGGTCGGCTTCCACGCTGCTGTTCCTGTCGAGCGTCGCGCTCTACGGCGCGATGCTGCTGCTGCCGCTGTTCTTCCAGGAGGTGCGCGGCACGGACGCCCTCGGCGCCGGGCTCCTGCTGGTGCCCCAGGGTCTGGGCACGCTCGCCTGCCGTCCGCTCGCCGGGCGCCTCATCGACCGGGTCGGAGTGCGGTGGATCGCACTCGCCGGCTTCGCGATCGTCGCCGTCTCCACCGTCCCGTTCGCGCTGTCGCCCGCGCCGTCCGCCGACCCACTGCTGCTCGTGGCGCTGTTCGTCCGCGGCTTCGGGCTCGGCGCGATCACGATGCCGCTCATGGTCGCGTCCTTCCAGGGGCTGGCGGGCGAGCAGCTCGCGCACTCCAGCATCCTCACCCGCACCGCCCAGCAGCTCGGCGGATCGTTCGGAACCGCCCTTTTCGCCGTGCTGCTGCAGGCAGCGGTGCAGGGCGGCGCGAGCGTCGCGTCGGCGTTCGACACGGCGTTCTGGGTCGCGTCGGGCGCGACCGTGCTCGGCGTGCTGATCGCCTTCGTGCTCCCGTCCGGCGGCCCGGCGCGCGAGCGCGCGGCCGCGGCGGCCCCAGCGGGCGGCGGTCAGGCCGTCACGGCAGCGTCAGGATCTCCGCGCCCCGCTCCGTGA
- a CDS encoding TetR/AcrR family transcriptional regulator, translated as MDSKSATPQRRRGEALERALLDAAWAELDANGYSDLTMEAVAARAGTSRPVLSRRWPTRSDLALAAIRHHFDADPIDLPDHGNLRDDLIDYLRQANERRSQLVGPLMLRFSGIVSDSDGGLAGLREQLIGGRPTMLDTILDRAAARGELDRAALPPIVAQLPFTLLRHELLMRMAPADDATIVAIVDEVFLPLATRRGPAASGHSGVDSRP; from the coding sequence ATGGACTCTAAATCGGCCACCCCGCAGCGCCGTAGAGGCGAAGCCCTGGAGCGCGCGCTCCTGGACGCCGCGTGGGCCGAGCTCGACGCCAACGGCTACTCCGACCTGACGATGGAGGCCGTCGCCGCCCGTGCGGGGACCAGCCGGCCGGTGCTCTCCCGCCGCTGGCCCACGCGCAGCGACCTCGCGCTCGCGGCCATCCGGCACCACTTCGACGCGGACCCGATCGACCTCCCCGACCACGGCAACCTGCGCGACGACCTGATCGACTACCTGCGTCAGGCGAACGAACGGCGCAGCCAGCTCGTCGGCCCGCTCATGCTGCGGTTCAGCGGGATCGTCTCCGACAGCGACGGCGGCCTCGCCGGCCTGCGCGAACAGCTCATCGGCGGCCGGCCCACGATGCTCGACACCATCCTCGACCGGGCCGCCGCCCGAGGCGAGCTCGACCGGGCCGCACTGCCGCCCATCGTCGCCCAGCTCCCCTTCACGCTGCTGCGGCACGAGCTGCTGATGCGGATGGCGCCCGCCGACGACGCCACGATCGTCGCGATCGTCGACGAGGTCTTCCTCCCGCTCGCGACGCGGCGGGGCCCTGCGGCTTCAGGGCACAGCGGGGTAGATTCGAGACCATGA
- the ppgK gene encoding polyphosphate--glucose phosphotransferase has translation MSAQNHAIGIDVGGTGIKGGLVDLETGELISDRIKLPTPDGGKPDDIVETTKEIVEKLTAEDPDAPVGVCFPAIVSHGVTLSAANVSKKWIGLHAEELFEKALGRPIHFVNDADAAGYAESRFGAAKGTNGLVIMTTLGTGIGSALIYDGVLIPNAELGHLEIEGHDAESRAAYSAKEREELSWEKWAKRLQKYYSTLEFLFTPDLFIVGGGVSKNYTDFLPLLELNTMIVPATHRNNAGILGAAALAAKS, from the coding sequence ATGAGCGCGCAGAACCACGCAATCGGCATCGACGTCGGCGGAACGGGCATCAAGGGAGGGCTGGTCGACCTCGAGACCGGAGAGCTGATCAGCGACAGGATCAAGCTCCCCACTCCCGACGGCGGCAAGCCGGACGACATCGTCGAGACCACCAAGGAGATCGTCGAGAAGCTGACCGCCGAGGACCCGGACGCTCCGGTCGGCGTCTGCTTCCCCGCGATCGTCAGCCACGGTGTCACGCTCTCGGCGGCGAACGTGTCCAAGAAGTGGATCGGGCTGCACGCCGAGGAGCTGTTCGAGAAGGCACTGGGCCGGCCGATCCACTTTGTCAACGACGCGGACGCGGCGGGCTACGCCGAGTCGCGCTTCGGCGCGGCGAAGGGCACGAACGGCCTGGTCATCATGACCACCCTCGGCACCGGCATCGGATCGGCGCTCATCTACGACGGCGTGCTGATCCCGAACGCGGAGCTCGGCCACCTGGAGATCGAGGGCCACGACGCCGAGTCGCGGGCGGCCTACTCGGCGAAGGAGCGCGAGGAGCTCTCCTGGGAGAAGTGGGCCAAGCGCCTGCAGAAGTACTACTCGACGCTGGAGTTCCTCTTCACTCCCGACCTGTTCATCGTCGGCGGAGGCGTGTCCAAGAACTACACGGACTTCCTGCCGCTGCTGGAGCTCAACACGATGATCGTGCCGGCGACCCACCGCAACAACGCCGGGATCCTGGGCGCGGCGGCACTCGCAGCGAAGAGCTGA
- a CDS encoding potassium-transporting ATPase subunit F, with protein sequence MIVITLIAALLGVAAIGYLVVALVKPERF encoded by the coding sequence GTGATCGTCATCACCCTGATCGCCGCGCTGCTCGGCGTCGCGGCGATCGGCTACCTCGTCGTCGCCCTGGTCAAGCCGGAGCGGTTCTGA